From one Plasmodium coatneyi strain Hackeri chromosome 9, complete sequence genomic stretch:
- a CDS encoding Membrane skeletal protein: METTKSKSTSAISSERSMTNLSRHHEMERTAATKNGADEEQSALSLKRGIPPFSRDRNYANGQTKETKLIDSANPDFAGKEVDTQTYIPLNKTKVIEVPELRFIDKIEYDPFVIEKLRYVPKQVTKYNIIEKPVIKNIVSEKKVDVLYVQEKISFKDQEIVEEVYNYVDKDNNRIFADEGSPSVSRSILPLTGITEGECDSSALCPYQNSDIRRNSIRHSSNHNDNRNSMGGASDGMLPALLEPFGPQVNITENKVFENVFIPKVEKVVEVKNKIDIPINLPVPYIVPKPKIVDVDIPVFKFNDKYVPVPVRQRIIPKVTWTDKVYKVDCVVEKPYLVYHDIVKIVPTDTKISVREYPRGITKINPEELYEVDNLALWMRVNADLKEEKDALKRGQDNCSDRTCECSNSDSFEECSSTTELNSYQDGATTIKSSNENVLDTLPIHPGHPLEIVHLQNKWIKQDTTKMQELYQDGFFDAHRNAVFNLATRIPREAEIEVRQIAQLQRCTEKRECGN; this comes from the coding sequence ATGGAAACGacaaaaagcaaaagcaCCAGCGCCATAAGCAGCGAAAGAAGCATGACGAATTTGTCAAGGCACCACGAAATGGAACGAACTGCGGCGACAAAAAATGGCGCAGACGAAGAACAGTCCGCCCTCTCACTGAAGAGGGGTATTCCACCTTTCAGCAGAGATCGCAACTACGCGAATGGCCAGACAAAAGAAACAAAGCTGATAGATAGCGCAAACCCCGACTTcgcagggaaggaagtagaCACCCAAACGTATATCCCTCTAAACAAAACTAAAGTGATAGAAGTCCCCGAATTGAGGTTCATAGATAAAATTGAATATGACCCGTTTGTTATCGAGAAGTTAAGGTATGTTCCGAAGCAAGTTActaaatataatattattgAAAAGccagtaataaaaaacatcgtatcggaaaaaaaagtggacgTTCTCTATGTTCAGGAGAAAATAAGTTTTAAAGACCAGGAAATTGTGGAGGAGGTTTATAATTACGTTGATAAGGATAATAACAGGATCTTCGCTGATGAAGGAAGTCCATCCGTCAGTAGGTCCATTTTACCCCTTACGGGGATAACTGAAGGAGAGTGTGACTCATCGGCGTTATGCCCCTACCAAAATAGCGACATCAGACGAAATAGTATCCGTCATAGCAGTAACCATAACGACAACAGGAACAGTATGGGGGGCGCCTCAGATGGTATGTTACCCGCCCTATTGGAACCATTCGGACCGCAAGTAAACATAACAGAAAATAAGGTATTCGAAAATGTGTTCATACCAAAGGTGGAAAAAGTCGtcgaagtgaaaaataaaattgacaTACCGATTAATTTACCAGTTCCTTACATTGTTCCTAAACCGAAAATCGTAGATGTAGACATTCCCGTTTTTAAGTTTAATGATAAGTATGTGCCCGTGCCAGTTCGACAAAGGATCATACCAAAGGTTACATGGACAGATAAAGTTTACAAAGTGGATTGTGTGGTGGAAAAGCCATATCTGGTCTATCACgatattgtaaaaattgtgccAACTGATACGAAAATTTCCGTTAGAGAGTACCCAAGGGGAATAACTAAAATAAATCCAGAAGAATTATATGAAGTAGATAATTTAGCACTATGGATGAGGGTAAATGCTGACttgaaagaggaaaaggacgCCTTGAAAAGGGGCCAAGACAATTGCTCTGATCGTACATGTGAATGTTCAAACTCGGATTCGTTTGAGGAATGCTCTTCCACTACAGAGTTGAATTCTTACCAAGACGGGGCAACTACCATCAAGTCGTCTAATGAAAATGTTCTGGACACGCTTCCCATTCACCCGGGACACCCCCTCGAAATCGTTCACTTGCAGAATAAGTGGATCAAGCAGGACACAACAAAAATGCAGGAATTGTACCAGGACGGCTTCTTCGACGCGCACAGAAATGCAGTGTTTAACTTGGCCACTCGAATTCCGCGAGAGGCAGAGATAGAGGTGAGGCAAATAGCGCAACTGCAGCGGTGCACGGAGAAGCGGGAGTGCGGCAACTAA
- a CDS encoding Dolichyl-phosphate b-d-mannosyltransferase has product MLKYVWLLLMPLLCIHLSMTLAQKYSIVLPTYNEKDNLPYVVYMIIKELKEKNIDFEIIVVDDNSEDKTADVYRKLQSIFTEENLLLIERKKKLGLGSAYMDALKIVSGNFVIIMDADLSHHPKYIYDFIKKQKETNCDIVTGTRYNKQGGISGWTFKRVIISRVANFLSQFLLFTNLTDLTGSFRLYRTDVLREVIQLVQGRGYVFQMEVIVRANKLGKKIEEVGYVFVDRMFGQSKLSSNEIFQYLFGLLRLFWTV; this is encoded by the coding sequence ATGCTGAAATACGTGTGGCTCCTATTGATGCCCCTTCTGTGCATCCACCTAAGCATGACGTTAGCACAGAAATACTCCATCGTCTTACCAACTTACAACGAGAAAGACAATTTGCCATACGTAGTATATATGATTATAAAGgaactgaaagaaaaaaacatcgaCTTTGAAATAATCGTGGTGGATGACAACAGTGAAGACAAGACAGCTGATGTGTACAGAAAGTTGCAATCTATTTTtacagaagaaaatttattactcatagaaaggaagaaaaaactggGATTAGGTTCTGCTTACATGGATGCTCTAAAAATCGTATCAGGAaattttgtaataattatGGATGCTGATTTATCACACCATCCTAAGTACATATACGACTTcataaaaaaacagaaagagaCCAATTGTGATATCGTCACAGGGACTAGGTATAATAAACAAGGAGGAATATCAGGGTGGACTTTCAAAAGAGTTATAATTAGTCGAGTGGCCAATTTCCTTTCCCAGTTTCTTCTATTCACTAACCTAACCGATTTGACTGGTTCGTTTAGATTGTACAGAACAGACGTTCTTAGGGAAGTAATCCAGTTGGTGCAGGGACGTGGCTATGTATTCCAAATGGAGGTTATCGTACGGGCCAATAAGTTGGGCAAGAAAATTGAGGAAGTTGGATACGTCTTTGTCGACCGGATGTTTGGTCAGTCCAAGTTATCGTCGAACGAGATTTTTCAATACCTCTTTGGCCTTTTGAGGCTCTTCTGGACCGTCTAG